One Monodelphis domestica isolate mMonDom1 chromosome Y unlocalized genomic scaffold, mMonDom1.pri SUPER_Y_unloc_3, whole genome shotgun sequence DNA segment encodes these proteins:
- the LOC130456249 gene encoding heat shock transcription factor, Y-linked-like, producing the protein MAEKSNQKKTEGSEMALSLSETQDLSPQDRTIGSEMCISSILSSATPVCEQTSSGDSDLRSLIEENAFQALTERPLIKRPRFTLCDVGSVEDNDFLSLTFPKKLWKIVESEQFKSIWWDSDGTCVVIDEELFKKEVLERKGPFRIFETDCMKSFIRQLNLYGFSKMRQDFQRSASLADFLAEEKEVSVLSKLQFYHNPNFKRGYPHLLVRMKRRVGIKNASPVPFSLDQDFGKSCLKVEGNLDNQKSDLVPESSGKNVFSTSTNSNVQKSILRKLATSKKLTGTTTRIRSGFSTPPATSVRPSEHIVADQNARLNQLTPFHLPQHSTHTQVNTRDIDSSTATSATSLYRVIPPVQNSPFGPMMGLPTFPTMYPDLPAMQAHLASLLPFCNPWFSMPMIAAASAISMSRASHHNRTPSYHHCPNCNCSSSNVPSAKGAPKGNDYAGYQR; encoded by the exons ATGGCTGAGAAAAGTAATCAGAAAAAGACAGAAGGATCTGAAATGGCACTTTCTTTATCAGAAACTCAAGATCTCTCTCCTCAAGACAGAACTATTGGCTCAGAAATGTGCATTAGTTCAATCCTTTCTTCGGCTACTCCAGTTTGTGAGCAGACGTCATCTGGTGACTCAGATTTGAGGTCTCTGATTGAAGAAAATGCTTTTCAGGCTTTAACTGAGAGACCTTTAATAAAAAGACCTCGCTTTACATTGTGTGATGTCGGCTCAGTAGAAGAcaatgattttctctctctcaccttcccgAAAAAACTTTGGAAAATAGTTGAAAGTGAACAATTTAAGTCAATTTGGTGGGATAGTGATGGGACTTGTGTAGTGATTGAtgaagaactctttaaaaaagaagttttagaaagaaaaggtCCCTTCAGAATATTCGAAACAGATTGTATGAAAAGCTTCATTCGACAGCTTAATCTTTATGGCTTTAGTAAAATGAGACAGGATTTTCAAAGATCTGCTTCCCTTGCTGATTTTTtggcagaagaaaaagaagtatcTGTTTTAAGCAAG ttacAGTTCTACCATAATCCTAATTTTAAAAGAGGCTATCCTCACCTTCTTGTAAGGATGAAGAGAAGGGTGGGTATTAAAAATGCATCTCCAGTTCCTTTCTCATTAGATCAAGATTTCGGTAAGAGTTGCCTCAAAGTAGAGGGAAATCTAGATAATCAAAAATCTGACTTAGTTCCTGAATCTAGTGGGAAGAATGTATTTTCTACTTCTACAAATTCAAATGTGCAAAAATCTATACTGAGGAAGCTTGCCACTAGTAAGAAACTTACTGGCACAACTACTCGAATCAGAAGTGGTTTTTCTACCCCACCAGCAACTTCTGTGAGACCATCAGAACATATTGTTGCAGATCAGAATGCTAGGCTGAATCAGTTGACTCCTTTTCACCTCCCTCAACATAGTACCCATACTCAAGTGAATACTCGGGACATAGATTCCAGTACAGCTACATCTGCTACATCTCTCTATAGGGTTATTCCTCCTGTTCAGAATAGTCCATTTGGGCCAATGATGGGACTTCCTACTTTTCCAACAATGTACCCAGATTTACCAGCAATGCAGGCTCACTTAGCTAGCCTGCTGCCATTTTGTAACCCATGGTTTTCAATGCCTATGATAGCTGCTGCATCAGCTATCTCAATGTCTAGAGCTTCACATCATAACCGAACCCCTTCATATCATCATTGCCCTAACTGCAATTGTTCTTCAAGCAATGTTCCATCTGCTAAAGGGGCTCCTAAGGGTAATGATTATGCAGGAtaccaaagataa
- the LOC130456250 gene encoding RNA-binding protein 10-like, with translation MDYERRGGRGDRTGRYGASDSSQDEGIESRSLRDHDYRDMDYRSYPRDFSSQDFRRDYDDSSEHSVEDSYEVSSGFETLRKRHSPAEPLRFPGDGDYRDQDYRTEQGEEDEKASNIIMLRMLPQAATENDIRIQLQAYGIQAREVRLMRNKSSGQSRGFAFVEFNHLQDAARWMEANQHSLNILGQKVSMHYSDPKPKINEDWLCKKCGVQNFKRREKCFKCGVPKLEAEQKLPVGIQLDQQAMPLGVREPSQGLLPLPQSYQTQGVLVSHVLSQSSEPNSENANDTIILRNLNPHSTMDSILGALAPYAVLSSSNVRVIKDKQTQLNRGFAFIQLSTIVEAAQLLQILQALHPPLTIDGKTINVEFAKGSKRDISSNDGNRISAASVASTAIAAAQWAISQTSQGGEGNWMAPEEAVADYSYYQHDESYCVPRSEATPYSHSGYVKTKTLGVASSKVELTGIGSETSLEPSISGMDMPLIQTFHHVQPNVYQQTGTEVGCAQGAVTITQAQSYTIVSPAILKAELLSSAQLSSASSVATSSSVQDSYGQYPIPDVSTYQYDETSGYYYDPQTGLYYDPNSQYYYNAHSQQYLYWDGERRTYVPALEQVTDGHKETSISLKEGKEKKEKHKTKTAQQIAKDMERWARSLNKQKENFKNSFQPISALKEDERRESATADAGYAILEKKGALTERQHVTMELPKLTSDERLSPPRGLVAAYSGESDSEEELERNTEREERLTDWQKLACLLCRRQFPSKEALIRHQQLSGLHKQNLEIHRRAHLSENELEALEKNDMEMKYRDRAAERREKYGIPDPPEPKKRKFGTMAATTVGLEQSTQHGLSSNNIGSRMLQAMGWKEGSGLGRKKQGIITPIEAHTRVRGSGLGSRGSSYNVTSSESYKGTLHKTMLTRFSETE, from the exons GATTCTTATGAGGTTTCTTCAGGTTTTGAAACACTGCGTAAGCGGCATAGCCCTGCTGAGCCATTGCGTTTCCCTGGAGATGGAGACTACCGGGACCAAGATTATCGGACAGAACAAGGGGAGGAGGATGAGAAGGCCAGTAACATCATCATGCTGAGGATGCTGCCACAGGCAGCAACTGAAAATGAC ATACGAATACAATTGCAGGCTTATGGAATCCAGGCAAGGGAGGTACGACTGATGAGGAACAAATCCTCTG GTCAGAGCCGGGGCTTCGCTTTTGTTGAATTTAATCATTTGCAGGATGCTGCACGTTGGATGGAAGCTAATCAG CATTCTCTCAACATTCTGGGTCAGAAGGTTTCCATGCACTACAGTGATCCCAAGCCTAAAATTAATGAGGATTGGCTTTGCAAGAAG TGTGGAGTTCAAAACTTCAAACGTCGGGAGAAGTGTTTCAAATGTGGTGTGCCCAAATTAG aAGCTGAACAGAAGCTACCAGTAGGAATACAACTGGACCAGCAGGCAATGCCTTTGGGTGTCCGAGAACCAAGCCAAGGCCTGCTGCCTCTACCACAATCGTACCAGACCCAGGGTGTACTTGTGTCCCATGTTTTgtcccagagctctgagcccaACTCTGAGAATGCTAATGACA CCATAATACTACGCAACCTGAATCCTCATAGCACCATGGACTCAATCTTGGGGGCTTTGGCACCCTATGCTGTACTGTCATCTTCCAATGTCCGAGTcatcaaagacaaacagacacaGCTGAACCGGGGCTTTGCCTTCATCCAGCTATCTACCATCGTG GAGGCTGCTCAGCTGCTTCAAATTCTCCAGGCTCTGCACCCTCCACTTACTATTGATGGCAAGACAATCAATGTGGAATTTGCCAAGGGTTCTAAGAG GGATATATCCTCCAATGATGGGAACCGTATCAGTGCCGCTTCTGTGGCCAGTACAGCAATTGCTGCTGCACAGTGGGCCATCTCACAG ACATcccagggtggggagggaaactgGATGGCTCCAGAAGAGGCAGTGGCAGACTACAGCTACTATCAGCATGATGAGAGCTATTGTGTCCCAAGAAGTGAAGCTACTCCTTATAGCCATAGTGGCTATGTTAAAACCAAGACTCTGGGTGTAGCAAGTAGCAAAGTTGAACTGACTGGAATAG GCTCTGAGACTTCTCTGGAACCTAGCATATCTGGCATGGATATGCCACTCATCCAGACCTTTCACCATGTCCAGCCCAATGTCTATCAGCAGACAGGTACTGAAGTGGGCTGTGCCCAGGGGGCAGTGACCATTACCCAG GCCCAGTCATACACAATTGTGTCCCCTGCTATTTTGAAGGCAGAGCTTCTCAGTTCAGCTCAGCTTAGCTCTGCATCATCAGTTGCCACCAGCTCCTCTGTTCAGGATTCCTATGGCCAGTACC CTATACCTGATGTTTCCACCTACCAATATGATGAGACTTCAGGCTATTATTATGATCCTCAGACTGGGCTTTATTATGACCCCAACTCTCAG TATTATTATAATGCCCACAGTCAGCAATACCTATATTGGGATGGAGAACGGCGCACTTATGTGCCTGCCCTAGAGCAGGTAACTGACGGACACAAGGAAACAAGTATCAGcttgaaggagggaaaagaaaagaaggagaagcaCAAGACCAAGACAGCACAACAG ATTGCGAAGGACATGGAGCGTTGGGCCCGAAGTCTCAATAAGCAGAAGGAAAACTTCAAAAATAGCTTCCAACCCATTAGTGCCCTAAAGGAGGATGAGCGTCGTGAATCAGCTACAGCTGATGCTGGTTATGCCATCCTTGAAAAAAAG GGAGCACTGACTGAGAGGCAGCATGTCACTATGGAACTCCCTAAACTTACTAGTGATGAGCGTCTG AGTCCACCACGAGGACTAGTGGCTGCATACAGTGGGGAAAGTGATAGTGAAGAGGAACTTGAGAGGAATACCGAAAGGGAGGAAAGACTCACAGACTGGCAGAAATTGGCTTGCCTTCTTTGCCGACGCCAATTCCCTAGCAAAGAGGCTCTAATCCGCCACCAGCAACTTTCTGGACTACATAAG CAAAACCTAGAGATTCATCGACGTGCCCACCTATCTGAGAATGAACTAGAGGCACTGGAGAAGAATGACATGGAG ATGAAATATCGAGACCGGGCAGCAGAACGCCGAGAGAAATACGGCATTCCTGACCCTCCAGAacccaaaaaaaggaaatttggaacCATGGCTGCCACCACTGT AGGCCTTGAACAATCGACTCAGCATGGGCTGAGCAGCAACAACATTGGTAGTCGCATGCTGCAAGCCATGGGATGGAAGGAAGGCAGTGGGCTAGGCCGTAAGAAGCAGGGCATTATCACCCCCATTGAG GCCCATACAAGGGTTCGGGGCTCTGGCCTAGGCTCTCGGGGCAGCTCCTACAATGTCACTTCATCTGAGTCATACAAAGGAACTCTCCACAAGACCATGCTGACCCGCTTCAGTGAGACCGAGTGA